A portion of the Calothrix sp. 336/3 genome contains these proteins:
- a CDS encoding phosphodiester glycosidase family protein, whose translation MIFLSQDLSNQVTAKNTTTQFNRLISAKGVNIYQKAVISHLEYVTILDLRQAKLQNLAGKISLEESESIEKQQLAKFWQDAVKHNTKKHQIKVIVNGTFFSTNNQPTGIAFGLKIQNHLITSGYGVANEYPGQIRTFAFNSSLNFASIQPYSPSIFENFSDVIGGLDIQADKSANKYLPRTFIGIKDSDKDGLSETVIIYSSNYARQIDASHTLRNFGATSQVMLDGGGSTGLIVDGKPLITTNRPIPHALAVYAGR comes from the coding sequence TTGATATTTCTATCTCAGGATTTGAGTAATCAAGTAACTGCTAAAAATACAACAACACAATTTAATCGCCTTATCTCAGCTAAGGGAGTTAATATATACCAAAAAGCAGTAATTAGTCATTTAGAATATGTGACAATTCTAGATTTACGACAAGCAAAATTACAAAATTTAGCTGGTAAAATATCACTCGAAGAATCAGAAAGTATTGAGAAACAACAACTTGCAAAGTTCTGGCAAGATGCAGTCAAGCACAATACCAAAAAACATCAGATAAAAGTCATAGTTAATGGCACTTTTTTCTCAACAAATAATCAACCAACAGGCATCGCCTTTGGCTTGAAAATTCAAAATCATCTGATTACCTCTGGTTATGGTGTGGCGAATGAATATCCAGGACAAATCCGCACATTTGCTTTCAACTCATCCTTAAATTTTGCCAGCATTCAACCATATTCACCATCTATCTTTGAGAATTTTTCTGATGTCATTGGTGGATTAGATATTCAAGCCGATAAGTCAGCCAATAAATATTTACCTCGAACGTTTATTGGTATCAAAGATAGTGATAAAGATGGTTTGTCAGAAACTGTAATTATCTATTCTAGCAATTATGCTCGACAAATTGATGCATCACACACTCTCAGAAACTTTGGCGCTACTTCTCAAGTCATGTTAGATGGTGGAGGGAGTACGGGGTTAATTGTAGATGGCAAACCTCTAATTACTACCAATCGTCCGATTCCTCACGCTTTGGCAGTCTATGCTGGTAGATAA
- a CDS encoding neutral zinc metallopeptidase: protein MKKLQALFTTLATFGCVLLSAAAKAELPPKAVVDGVYEGIQQIHGYKATPKLIWGVPQGKRGVCGRISGSHYCTHNHTVYITQQDIRMAYQFGDAALAYIIAHEYAHAMQTAYGFQPRNTPMSELQADCLAGVYLGLIPNMNFDEKDILEISSLAYHIGDYAWGSRHHHGTPKQRLNAVVTGMVGSQNGKGVSICRL, encoded by the coding sequence ATGAAAAAACTCCAGGCGCTGTTCACAACTTTGGCGACTTTTGGATGTGTACTATTGAGTGCAGCAGCGAAAGCAGAGTTACCACCAAAAGCAGTTGTCGATGGAGTATATGAAGGGATACAGCAAATACATGGATATAAAGCAACACCCAAGTTAATTTGGGGTGTCCCTCAAGGAAAACGTGGTGTTTGTGGACGCATTTCTGGTAGTCATTACTGTACACATAATCACACAGTATATATCACCCAACAAGATATCAGAATGGCGTATCAATTTGGTGATGCGGCGTTAGCATATATTATTGCCCATGAATATGCCCATGCGATGCAAACTGCCTATGGTTTTCAACCACGCAATACCCCCATGTCTGAGTTACAAGCAGATTGTTTAGCGGGTGTATATTTAGGGTTAATTCCGAATATGAATTTTGATGAGAAAGATATTCTGGAAATTAGCAGTTTAGCTTATCATATTGGTGATTATGCCTGGGGAAGTAGACACCATCATGGCACACCAAAGCAGCGTTTAAATGCTGTAGTAACGGGTATGGTGGGTTCACAAAATGGCAAAGGAGTTTCTATTTGTCGATTATAG